A window of Salmo trutta chromosome 31, fSalTru1.1, whole genome shotgun sequence contains these coding sequences:
- the LOC115169831 gene encoding integrin beta-1, with product MDLRLLSIATLLGILCFCSAQQEGSDCIKANAQSCGECIQVAEKCGWCTDTDFLKQGESKSARCDELQSLITKGCTKAKIENPRGSTSINKNKPVTNRKKDMAEKLKADQITQIQPQKITLNLRSGEAQTFKLKFKRAEDYPIDLYYLMDLSFSMKDDLENVKNLGTDLMREMKEVTSDFHIGFGSFVEKTVMPYISTTPARLLNPCTSTNNDTCTSPFSYKNVLKLTEDGEEFNSLVSKQQISGNLDSPEGGFDAIMQVAVCGEAIGWRNVTSLLVFSTDAGFHFAGDGKLGGIVLPNDGKCHLENNMYTMSHYYDYPSIAHLVQKLSDNNIQTIFAVTEEFQPVYKELKNLIPKSAVGTLSSNSSNVIKLIIDSYNSLSSEVILENGKLPEGVSITYKSICKNGWVGTGENGRKCSNISIGDEVSFEIAIKSEKCPPEGNSETITIKPLGFTENVEIVLNFICECECSKDGKPLSEMCHNGNGTFECGACRCNEGRIGRLCECSTDEVRTDDLDANCRKDNGTDICSNNGDCVCGTCECKKRENPEERYSRKFCECDNFNCDRSNNKLCGGHGRCECRVCICDANYTGSACDCSLDTSTCLAANKQICNGRGTCECGVCKCTNPKFQGPTCEICPTCPGVCAEHKDCVQCQAFETGEKKDTCKRDCSYFNLIRVKDRDKLPQPADQSYPLSHCKERDANDCWFYYTYAVRNHTEREVYVVDTLECPAGPDIIPIVAGVVAGIVLIGLALLLIWKLLMIIHDRREFAKFEKEKMNAKWDTGVNPIYKSAVTTVFNPKYEGK from the exons ATGGATCTGAGGCTACTTTCAATAGCAACATTATTAGGAATCCTGTGTTTCTGCAGTGCACAGCAAG AGGGCAGTGATTGCATCAAGGCCAATGCACAATCATGTGGGGAATGCATCCAGGTGGCAGAGAAATGTGGATGGTGTACAGACACT GACTTCCTGAAGCAGGGAGAGTCTAAGTCAGCACGCTGTGATGAGCTACAGTCCCTGATCACGAAGGGCTGCACTAAGGCCAAGATCGAGAACCCCCGGGGCAGCACCTCCATCAACAAGAACAAGCCTGTCACCAACCGCAAGAAGGACATGGCAGAGAAGCTGAAGGCTGACCAGATCACTCAGATCCAGCCTCAGAAAATCACCCTCAACCTCCGATCCG GTGAGGCCCAGACCTTTAAGTTGAAGTTCAAGAGGGCAGAGGACTACCCCATCGACCTCTACTACTTGATGGATCTCTCCTTCTCGATGAAAGACGATTTGGAGAACGTCAAGAATCTGGGGACTGACCTGATGCGTGAGATGAAGGAGGTCACCTCAGACTTCCATATCG GTTTCGGCTCCTTTGTGGAGAAGACAGTGATGCCATACATCAGCACTACCCCAGCCAGACTGCTGAACCCCTGCACCAGCACCAACAACGACACCTGCACGAGCCCCTTCAGCTATAAGAACGTGCTGAAGCTGACTGAGGACGGGGAGGAGTTCAACAGCCTGGTCAGTAAGCAGCAGATCTCTGGAAACCTGGACTCCCCTGAGGGAGGATTCGATGCCATCATGCAGGTGGCCGTCTGTGGG GAGGCCATTGGCTGGAGGAACGTCACTAGTCTGCTGGTGTTCTCCACTGACGCTGGCTTCCACTTTGCTGGAGACGGCAAGCTGGGCGGCATCGTTCTGCCCAACGATGGGAAGTGTCATCTGGAGAACAACATGTACACCATGAGCCATTACTAC GACTATCCCTCCATTGCCCATTTGGTCCAGAAACTGAGCGACAACAACATTCAGACCATTTTTGCTGTTACTGAGGAATTCCAGCCTGTTTACAAGGAGCTGAAGAACCTCATCCCCAAGTCTGCAGTAGGAACTCTGTCCTCCAACTCCAGCAACGTCATCAAGCTCATTATCGATTCTTACAAC TCTCTGTCATCTGAAGTCATTCTGGAAAACGGCAAGCTGCCTGAAGGTGTATCCATAACATACAAGTCCATCTGCAAGAACGGTTGGGTTGGAACCGGAGAGAATGGAAGAAAATGCTCTAACATCTCCATTGGAGATGAG GTGTCCTTTGAGATTGCCATCAAGTCCGAGAAGTGTCCGCCTGAAGGCAATTCCGAGACCATTACAATCAAGCCCCTGGGTTTTACTGAGAATGTGGAGATCGTCCTCAACTTCATCTGCGAATGTGAATGTTCCAAAGATGGAAAACCTCTCAGCGAGATGTGCCACAATGGCAATGGGACCTTTGAGTGTGGAGCCTGCAG GTGCAACGAGGGCCGTATTGGCAGACTGTGTGAGTGCAGTACAGACGAGGTGAGGACGGACGACCTGGACGCTAACTGCCGGAAAGACAACGGTACAGACATCTGCAGCAACAAcggagactgtgtgtgtggaaCCTGTGAGTGTAAAAAGAGAGAGAACCCAGAAGAACGTTACAGTAGGAAGTTCTGCGAGTGTGACAACTTCAACTGTGACCGCTCCAACAACAAACTCTGTGGAG GACATGGACGTTGTGAGTGCAGGGTGTGTATCTGTGATGCCAACTACACGGGCAGCGCCTGCGACTGTTCCCTGGACACCTCCACCTGCCTAGCAGCCAACAAGCAGATTTGTAATGGCCGGGGCACCTGCGAGTGTGGTGTCTGCAAGTGCACCAACCCCAAGTTCCAGGGCCCCACCTGTGAGATCTGCCCCACCTGCCCCGGCGTCTGTGCTGAGCACAA AGACTGTGTTCAGTGCCAGGCCTTTGAGACAGGAGAGAAGAAGGACACGTGTAAGAGGGACTGCAGCTACTTCAACCTGATCAGAGTGAAGGACCGGGACAAGCTGCCCCAGCCAGCCGACCAGTCCTACCCCCTATCCCACTGTAAGGAGAGGGACGCCAACGACTGCTGGTTCTACTACACCTACGCCGTCAGgaaccacacagagagggaggtcTACGTGGTCGACACTCTGG AGTGTCCAGCAGGTCCTGACATCATCCCCATCGTGGCTGGCGTGGTGGCGGGCATCGTGCTGATCGGCCTGGCCCTCCTCCTCATCTGGAAGCTGCTCATGATCATCCACGACCGCAGGGAGTTTGCCAAgttcgagaaagagaaaatgAACGCGAAGTGGGACACG